From the Syngnathoides biaculeatus isolate LvHL_M chromosome 10, ASM1980259v1, whole genome shotgun sequence genome, one window contains:
- the setmar gene encoding histone-lysine N-methyltransferase SETMAR, protein MSDSGVDLSNGLEDVIVSFKPDSTEQTCPVFKYSPVNIQGPGCHVDPSEVTLPGCSCLSHSCAAESCCCLQTYGQAYAADGTLLSVSDVGHFTPVFECNALCSCSDTCSNRVVQRGLRLSLQICTTARRGWGVQTLQPISHGTFVCEYAGEVIGFEEARRRQLAQRFEDNNYIIGVREHAGPGSITETFVDPATVGNVGRFLNHSCLPNLFMVPVRVHSLVPRLALFAGRDIDVQEELTFDYSGDYRNQTPGQIHFTRTDTAIEASKTVQRKACHCGANNCAQFLPLDLSILT, encoded by the exons ATGTCCGATTCCGGTGTGGATTTGAGCAACGGTCTCGAAGATgttattgtttcatttaaaCCCGATTCAACTGAACAGACGTGTCCTGTCTTCAAG TACTCTCCAGTCAACATTCAAGGACCAGGATGCCATGTAGACCCCAGTGAAGTTACACTTCCTGGGTGCTCCTGCCTTTCCCATTCATGCGCCGCTGAGAGCTGTTGCTGCTTGCAGACCTACGGACAAGCCTATGCAGCCGATGGCACGTTGCTGAGTGTATCGGATGTTGGTCACTTCACCCCAGTGTTTGAGTGTAATGCCCTTTGTTCCTGCAGTGACACTTGTTCAAATCGAGTGGTGCAGAGAGGGCTGAGACTCAGTTTGCAGATATGCACCACTGccaggagggggtggggcgTGCAGACGCTTCAGCCCATTTCGCATGGGACGTTTGTGTGTGAGTACGCAGGAGAGGTCATCGGTTTTGAGGAGGCCAGACGCAGGCAACTTGCACAAAGATTTGAGGACAATAATTACATAATAGGTGTCAGGGAACATGCAGGGCCAGGTTCCATCACAGAAACATTTGTGGACCCAGCCACTGTGGGAAACGTAGGTCGCTTTCTAAACCACTCCTGCTTGCCCAACTTGTTCATGGTGCCCGTCCGCGTGCACTCTTTGGTTCCCAGATTGGCACTGTTTGCTGGCCGGGACATTGATGTCCAAGAGGAGCTAACGTTTGACTACTCAGGAGACTACAGAAACCAAACACCTGGACAAATACACTTTACACGAACAGACACTGCCATTGAGGCCAGTAAAACAGTCCAGAGGAAAGCATGTCACTGTGGGGCCAACAACTGTGCGCAGTTTCTTCCTCTAGATTTATCTATTTTAACATGA